A single window of Ictalurus punctatus breed USDA103 chromosome 27, Coco_2.0, whole genome shotgun sequence DNA harbors:
- the LOC128629261 gene encoding uncharacterized protein LOC128629261 has protein sequence MKNLSKKDSGRYQLRFLTNDGKGFTGRRGVILSVTDLQARASRSAVASEGQTTVKLSCITSCTLSNNHTYMWYRNGQPVTDKLTKRNKLYLNSSEDAGNYSCAVRGREDLRSPELTVTYFSGDEESSVEVWKLYALWGTAALVPALLLSLLTAVLCMKRKRGAERDTDIQSVPKPGDDTYTALNRMNTSPDYDTLQNVQDSASDTYTTLNPATMSSDYDTLRGVAPRLSEEKYSRTAE, from the exons atgaaaaacctgTCAAAGAAAGACTCTGGAAGATATCAACTTAGATTCCTTACTAATGATGGTAAAGGATTCACTGGTAGACGTGGAGTGATTCTGAGTGTTACAG ATCTGCAGGCAAGAGCGAGTCGCTCTGCAGTGGCATCAGAAGGACAGACTACAGTAAAGCTGAGCTGCATCACCTCCTGCACTCTGTCTAACAACCACACTTACATGTGGTACAGGAACGGACAGCCTGTTACTGACAAACTCACCAAACGCAACAAGCTCTACCTGAACTCCAGTGAAGATGCAGGAAACTACTCCTGTGCTGTGAGAGGACGTGAGGATCTCCGCTCTCCTGAACTAACTGTAACAT ATTTCTCAGGTGATGAGGAGAGCTCAGTGGAGGTGTGGAAGCTGTATGCTCTATGGGGAACTGCTGCACTCGTTCctgctctgcttctctctcttcttaCTGCCGTTCTGTGCATGAA GAGGAAGAgaggagcagagagagacacagacattcAG AGTGTTCCAAAGCCTGGAGATGACACATACACAGCACTGAACCGCATGAATACGTCCCCGGATTATGACACTCTGCAA AACGTTCAGGACTCTGCCAGTGACACTTACACAACTCTGAACCCTGCAACCATGTCCTCTGATTATGATACGCTGAGG GGTGTGGCTCCTCGACTCAGTGAGGAGAAGTACTCCAGAACTGCAGAATGA
- the LOC108262194 gene encoding sialoadhesin-like, which yields MKLFYCLLISDVNNSVSVSGIQHVKVSCHPEKICALRESSVTLTCSYSNIIIITGFWFSLKDKAKWRKEEHPEDLALDSDYAGRVSYTEMTNFRSTLTITDLRERDSGEYRLVFITDKGEKYLSSAGVTLTVTDLQVTHDSTQQSLTCRTSCPLTSSVPRYFWYKNGNYLQEYKDTVETFPLSKAEEGSYSCSVEGYGTILSLPVCVGRSCYSVTYRDKRVCALEGSSVEFAGNYSHHSDLSVSEIFWHYIQHGNDNQDLKQETQFTNRVEYVKQDKSSTLKMKNLTKKDSGEYCLRFLNNDGKGFSAEPGVILSVTDLQVRASRSAVAPEGQTTVTLSCITSCTLSNNPTYMWYKNGQPVTDKLTKHNKLYLNSSEDAGNYSCAVRGREDLRSPELTVTCEPQNSVIILMYRVVIAQVQSSALTESSF from the exons ATGAAGCTGTTTTATTGTCTTTTAATATCTGATGTTAACAATTCCGTTTCAGTATCAGGTATCCAGCACGTGAAGGTGTCATGCCATCCTGAGAAGATCTGTGCTCTGAGGGAGTCATCTGTGACCCTGACGTGCTCTTACtcaaatatcatcatcatcactggcTTCTGGTTCAGCCTAAAGGACAAAGCTAAATGGAGGAAGGAGGAACATCCAGAGGATTTAGCTTTAGACTCAGACTACGCAGGACGTGTGAGCTACACAGAGATGACCAACTTCCGCTCGACTCTTACAATAAcagacctgagagagagagactcagggGAATATCGCCTCGTGTTCATTACGGATAAAGGAGAGAAATATCTGAGCTCAGCTGGAGTTACTCTAACAGTTACAG ACCTGCAGGTGACCCACGACTCCACACAACAAAGTCTCACCTGCCGCACTTCCTGTCCTCTGACCTCTTCTGTTCCCCGGTACTTCTGGTACAAGAATGGAAATTACTTACAGGAATACAAAGACACCGTGGAAACTTTCCCTTTAAGTAAAGCTGAAGAAGGCAGTTACTCCTGCTCTGTTGAAGGCTATGgtactattctctctcttccagTGT GTGTTGGCCGGAGCTGTTATAGTGTGACCTACAGAGACAAAAGAGTCTGTGCTTTGGAAGGGTCTTCAGTGGAGTTTGCTGGAAATTACTCACATCACAGTGATCTGAGTGTTAGTGAAATATTCTGGCATTATATTCAGCACGGTAATGACAACCAAGACCTGAAGCAGGAAACACAGTTTACTAATCGAGTTGAATATGTGAAACAAGACAAAAGCAgcactttgaaaatgaaaaacctgACAAAGAAAGACTCTGGAGAATATTGCCTTAGATTCCTTAATAATGATGGTAAAGGATTCTCTGCTGAACCTGGAGTGATTCTGAGTGTTACAG ATCTGCAGGTAAGAGCGAGTCGCTCTGCAGTGGCACCAGAAGGACAGACTACAGTAACGCTGAGCTGCATCACCTCCTGCACTCTGTCTAACAACCCCACTTACATGTGGTACAAGAACGGACAGCCTGTTACTGACAAACTCACCAAACACAACAAGCTCTACCTGAACTCCAGTGAAGATGCAGGAAACTACTCCTGTGCTGTGAGAGGACGTGAGGATCTCCGCTCTCCTGAACTAACTGTGACATGTGAGCCACAAAACTCAGTCATTATATTAATGTATAGGGTTGTGATAGCTCAGGTTCAATCCTCAGCACTGACAGAGAGCAGCTTTTag